The genomic segment CGCGCTGATCGGGGCGTGCCTGGTGTTCGCGCGGCGGTTCGCCGTACTCGGGCGGCGCGGGTGGGCGGGGTACTCGGCGGTGACCGGGGTGCTCTTCCTCGCCGCGTTCGTCGGGATCTCCTCGGGCAACCCGAGCGCGGCGATCCTGCTCGCCTTCACCGCCGCCGTCATCCTCGGCTGGACCTGGCTCTCGCTGCTCTCCCTGCTGGTGTTGCGCCGCTGCAGGTGAGGGTCGGCCGGGATCAGTCGAGGCAGAACTCGTTGCCCTCGACGTCCTGCATCACCAGGCACGACTCGTTGAAGCCGTCGGCCCGCAGCAGCTCCACGCGGGTCGCGCCGAGCGCGATCAGCCGGGCGCATTCGGCCTCCAGCGCGGCGACGCGTTCCTCGCCGACGAGCCCGGTGCCGACCCGCACGTCGACGTGCAGCCGGTTCTTGACGACCTTGCCCTCCGGCACCCGCTGGAAGAACAGCCGCGGACCGACCCCGGTGGGGTCGACGCAGGCGAACGCCGAACCCTGACGCTCGGCCGGCAGTGAGCGATCGAATTCGGCCCAGTCGGCGAACCCCTCGGGCGGCGGCGGTACGACGTACCCCAGCACCTCGCACCAGAACCGGGCGACCCGCTCCGGGTTCGCGCAGTCGAAGGTCACCTGCATCTGCCTGACCGACGCCATCGGCCCACCATACGCCCGGCGCTACGGGGCCGAGGACGGCCCGCCATCTGCGCAAGAATCGTCAACTGGTGGTGCGGATGGTTCGGTACGGTCCAGTGGTGCCGTCGCCAACCCGTGAGCTGCTGCGACTCCTCGCTCTCGTCAACTCAAGACTGAGTGGGGACGTTTCGCTGTCGGTCCTGGCGGGGTGGGCGCACCGGTCCCGGTTCGACCTGCACCGCCGGTTCCGGCGGCTGGTGGGCGAGACGCCGAAGGCGTACGCGGTGCGGGTCCGGCTGGCCCGGGCCGCCGCCGAGCTGGTTGCCACCGACCGCAGGGTGTCGGCGGTGGCGGTCGACCACGGGTTCGCCAGTCACGAGGTCTTCACCCGGACCTTCACCCGGCACCTCGGTCTGAGCCCTCGGGCGTACCGCGAACGGGGGTTGCATGTCGCGGGTCGGCGAGCCGTCGCCGTGCACGCCTCGGTCCTGTCGTCGGCGGCGCCCTGTCTCAGCCTGCACCACATCACCACGACCGAGAGGGAAGCCGCTGTGCCGCTCGACATCTCCGTACGCGATCTGCCGGCCTTTCACGCCCTCGTGATGCGCCGCCGGATCACCCGCGACGAGATCGCCACCACGCTCGCCGAGTTCCTGCCGACCGTGTTCGGCTACGCCCAGCGGCACGGGTTGGCCCTGGCCGGGCCACCGTTCGCCCGCTACCCGGAGGTGGGCATGGGGTCGCTCGTCATCGAGGGCGGGGTGAGCATCGCAGCGCCGCCGTCGACGCCACCCGACGCCGGGATCGAGGCGCTCACCGTGCCGGCGGGCCGCGCCGCGGTGACGATCCACCAGGGGCCGTACGACACCCTGCCCGATTCGTACCAGCAGATCGAGAAGTGGCTGCGCGAACAGGGACTCGTCGCGGCGGGACCCCCCTGGGAGACCTACCTGACCGACCCCGGCGACCACCCCGACCCGGCAACCTGGCAAACAGAACTCGTCCAGCCCGTCAACTGACGACGTGCAACGGGATCTTGGGAGGAACGGCCCCAGGAGTGCCTTTCCTCCCGAGGCCCCGCTACCTGTCCCGGGCAGGTCGCGAGACCCCAGCCGTCCGCACCTTCTCCGGTCGTGCTCCGTTCGTCAGCCACCGCAGCGCCCACTCGGCCGGTCCGTACCGGTGCCGTCGCAGCCACCACGCGCTCGCCGTGAGCTGCCCCGCGAAGATCAGCAGCGCCAGTCCGGTGGTGCCCGCCGGCGACACGCGCCCGGCCAGGCCGAGTCCGACCCCGCTGAAGATGAGCAGCCCGAGCAGTGACTGCCCCAGGTAGTTGGTGAGCGCGGTCCGCCCGGCCGGCGCCAGGGCCGACCGCACGAAAGCCCAGGGCGGGCTGTGCATCACCCGCAGCAGCGTCGTCACGTACGCCGCCGTCAGCAGTGGGGCGGTCGCCGCGCTCACCGCTACGGCCAGCGGTTCGCCGTTGCCACCGCCAAGCGCGTACGCCAGGCCGCCCGCGATCCCGACCGGGAAACCGATCCACTGGATCCGCCGCAGCACCGGCTCGTCGCCGAGCACGCCCGCGAGGAGCCGTCGCCGGCCGGCGACCATGCCGAGCAGGAACATGGCCAGCGCCGTCGGCCCCTGGAACGTCGCGGACTGGAGCACCAGGAACGGGAGCCCGGAGAGGTGGTGGCCGATGACGTCACCCCATCCGCCGAGCATCGCGGACGTCGCGTGCTCGGCGTTGACCAGGGCCTCAGCCTCCGTCGGCAGGAACGCGGCGGAGTCCACGAGGAGTCCGCTGGTCAGCAGGCTCAGCAGCACGATCCCGTAGAGCACGCCGGCGACGCGCAGGGCCGTGCGGTCACGTACCCGCCGCATCCCGAGCAGGATCAGGCAGACCACCGCGTACGTCATCAGGATGTCGCCGCCGTACAGGAACACCGTGTGCAGGGCGCCGAGGATGAACAGGCCGGCGATCCGGCGCAGCATCCGCGGCCGGAACGCCGCGCCCGCCCGCTCCGCCGACGCCATCTGCAGGGTGAAGCTGTACCCGAACAGGAACGAGAAGAGGATGTAGAACTTCATGTCGACCAACACCGCGGAGGCTCCGCGCGCCAGGTCGTCGAAGAGCGAGGAGTACGCCGGGTCCGTGACGAGGTTGCCGGGGTAACCGGATGCCATGAAGGTGATGTTGACGACGAAGATGCCGAGCAGCGCGAAGCCCCGTACGGCGTCGAGGTCGTGGAGGCGCTGCCCGGCGGGCGTCCGGTCCGTCGCGGCGCCGGTCGCGCCCGCTGCTCCGTTCATATGCTTCTTCCGCTCGATCCAGCCGCACCGTTAGTGTACCGGAGATACTATCCATGGGACACAATCAGCCGTCAACCGCCGGAGAGGTGCCCGCCGACCTGGCGCGGCTCTGGCGACTCCCGGCGTCCGCGCGCCGCGGTCGACCCGCCGAACTGGATGTCGACCGGGTCGTCGAGGCCGCGGTCGAGCTGGCCGACCGGGACGGCCTGGACGGGGTGACACTCCAGAAGGTCGCGCAGGCGCTCGGCTTCACCAAGATGTCGCTGTACCGGCATGTGGGCTCGAAGGAGGAACTCGTCGAGCTGATGGCCGACCACGCCACCGGGTCGGCGCCCGGGATCGCGGCGGGCGGTTGGCGCGACGGCGTGCACAGGTGGGCGGCCGCCATCCGCGCCCGGTACGCCGAGCACCCGTGGCTGGTGGAGGTTCCGCTCGCCGGCCCGCCCCGCGGCCCGAACGCCATCGGCTGGATGGACGCGTTCCTGCGGGTCCTGCACGACACCGGTCTGGATCCGAGGACGAAGGCCGGTGTCCTCGTCGTCGTCAGCGGATACGTGCGCAACGCGATCCTGCAGGGCCGGCAGTTGGCGGAGGGCCGCCGCGGCACCGGGCTCAGCCAGGTGCAGGTCGAGCGGAACTACGGCCGGGCCCTCGCCGCGCTCGTCGACCCCGAGCGCTTCCCGGCGGCCGCGCCGCTGTTCAACGCAGGCGCCTTCGAGACGGCTCCGGGCGAGAACCCGGAGGACCAGGACTTCGTCTTCGGCCTCGACCTGATCCTCGACGGCGTCGAGGCAGCCATCGCGCGCCTCGACCGATGACTGCGGCGGTCCGAAGCAAGGTTCGCGGTCATGCGACGCGGCGGATGCGGCGGATGGCGAGGTAGAGCAGCAGTGCGGCGACGGCGACGAAGATGCCGGTCTCGATGCCCTGGAACAGCCAGAACCGTGATCCGGGCTGGTAGAGCTGCCAGTTGTAGGAGCCTGAGGTGATGCCGAGGTCGGCGCCGCAGGCGGCTCCCGGTCCGGTGGCGTCGGGCGCGCAGGCGATCTGCGCGTTGGCCGTGACCATCCGGCCCGAGGCGTCGCGGATGCCGTAGGACAGGACCCAGTCGCCGGCGGCCGGGTTGGTCTGCTCGGCGGCGTCCTTGATCGGGAAAGTCAGGACGCGTGCTGGCAGGTAGTGCGGCCGGGCGAGGATCGTCAGGGCGATACGAAGCCCGAGGAACCCGACGAGAGTGGCGGACATCGCCGGCAGCACCTTGGGCCAGATGGTGCCGGCGAAGATGCCGAGCGCGACCGCGAAGATCGTGTAGCCGATCGGGACCGTGCCCTGCATGTCGAAGAAGAAAACGTTGAACCGGCCGTGCTGACCGGCCTGGCTCATCGGGGTCAGCCACCACGAGACGCCCAGTCCGTAGACCACCGACGCGACGAGCGCGACGGCACCGGCGACCCCGAACTTGACAAGCGCCCAGCGTCCCCGGCTGACGCCCTGGGTCCAGACCATGCGGTGGGTGCCCTGCTCGATCTCGCGGGAGACCAGCGGCGCACCCCAGAACAACCCGACCAGCAGCGGCAGCACGAGGAAGAGCACACCGACCGTGGTCAGCACGCCGTACTGGCCGTTGAACCGAATGGACGCCCGGCCGCAGGTGTCCGCGTCGGCCGGAATCATCGAGGCGGTGCCCAACGCGCGGACACAGTCGGCCAGGCCCAGGTCGGCGAAGGTGTGCCGCATGGCCAGACCGGTGGGGACCAGAAACACGGCGAGGAGCGCGAGGCCTACCGCGGTGAACAGTGCCTGCTTGCGGTGCTGCCGCCAGGCGAGCCAGATCATGCCGGCACCTCCCACGCGGCGTGCGGCCGGGTGTCGCCCTCGCCGAGGTAGGCGAGGATGAGGTCTTCCAGGTTCACGTCGTACGCCTTCCAGGCGGGATCCCGCAGCGCGGCTTTCGTGCGGACCAGCAGCGTGGACTGCCGATCGGTGTGCTCGGCCCGCACGACATGGCCGACCGCGGCGGGTGGCGAGCCACCGTCCCGGGGACCGACCAACTGCCGATGCTCGGCGAGCAGGGCGCTGACGTCGCCGACGAGCTTCACCTGCGAGGCGTGCAGCACGATGAGGTAGTCGCAGGCGCGTTCGAGGTCCGCCAGGATGTGTGAGGACAGCAGCACCGTGGTGCCCGTCTCGGCGACCACCCCCATCAGCGCCCGCAGGAAGTCGCGGCGGGCCAGCGGGTCGATGCTGGCGACCGGCTCGTCGAGCAGCAGCAACCGTGGGCGCTTGGCGATTGCCAGGGCGAGGGCGACCTGGGCCCGCTGACCGCCGGACAGCTTGCCGACCGGCTTGTCGCGCGGGATGCCGATCTGCGCCAGCCGGCGGCGCGCCAGCGCCGGGTCGAAGCGCCGATTCAGCTTGCCGCCCATGGTGAACAACTCGTCCGCGGTGAAGTCCCGGTACAGCGGCGTGTCCTGAGCCACGAAGCCGACCTCGGACAGGACGACGATGTCGTCGTACGGCGTCCGACCGAAGACCCGTACGGCGCCGGCGTCCGGCCGCAGCAGACCGACCGCCAGGTGCAGCAGGGTGCTCTTGCCCGCTCCGTTGGGTCCGACCAGCGCGGCCACCTTCCCGGCCGGCAGGCGCAGCGAGCAGTCCCGCAGCGCCCAGGTTCGGCCGTACCTCTTTCCGAGCTGGTCAGTTTCGACAATGGTTTCCATCCGTGGCCCTTTCCCTGCTGACGCGGTTCGCAGGTTCCGGTTCTACGCGGACGCGGGTGTCAGGACGGTGCCGCCGGTTGACACCGTTCTGACACCCGCGCGGTGGCAGGGTAGGGATCGTGCGCGTGCTCGTGGTGGAGGATTTCGAGGTGCTGGCCCGTACGGTGGGCGTCGGGTTACGCCGTGAGGGCATGGCCGTCGACGTGGTCCTCCACGGCGACGAGTCCCTCGAACGCCTGGCCGTGAACCGCTACGACGTGGTGGTGCTCGACCGTGACCTGCCGGGCATACCGGGCGATGAGGTGTGCCGGCGGATCGTGGCCGAGCACTCGGCGACCCGGGTGCTGATGCTGACCGCGGCCTCGTCGGTGAAACAACGGGTCGACGGCCTGGGCCTCGGCGCCGACGACTACCTGCCCAAGCCCTTCGACTTCGCCGAACTGGTCGCGCGGGTGCGGGCGCTCGGCCGGCGGCCAGGCCCGGCCGTGCCGCCGATTCTGGAGTACGGGGAGCTCACGCTCGACCCCGGCCGCCGGGTCGCGACCCGCGACGGGCGCCGGCTGGAGCTGAGCCCGAAGGAGTTCGCCATCCTGGAATGCCTGCTCGTCGCGGACGGCCGGCTGGTGTCGGCGGAGGATCTGCTCGACCGGGTTTGGGACGAGGCGGCGGACCCGTTCACCACGGCGGTGAAGACCACCATCCGGCGGCTGCGGACCAAGCTGGGCGACCCACCGATCATCCATACCGTCCGCGAGGGCGGCTACCGGATCGGCGCACCGTGACGCGCCGCCGGCTTCCCCGGCGGAGCCTGCACGTCCAGCTCGCGCTGCTCTACGCCGTACCCTTCCTGATCTCCGGCGTCGTGCTGCTCGCGATCCCGCTGCTGGGCACCAGACAGGCCATCCCGGCGGGTTTGGTTGCGGACCCCGCCGGCGTCCCCAGCGACGGCGGTCAGCTTGGTCGGCAATTCACCACCTCGGCGTGGGCCGTCGCCGGCTTGGTGGTGGTCTCCCTGCTGCTCGGCTGGTTCGTCGCCGGCCGATTCCTGCGCCCGCTGCGCACCATCACCGCCACCGCCCGGGAGATCTCCGCCAGCGACCTGCACCGCCGGCTCGGCCGGACCGGTCTGCACGACGAGTTCACCGACCTCGCCGAGACGCTCGACGACCTGTTCCAGCGGTTGCAGGCCGCGTTCGAGTCGCAGCGGCACTTCATCGCCAACGCCTCGCATGAACTGCGTACCCCGCTCACCGCCGAGCGGACGGTGCTGCAGGTGGCGCTCGCCGACCCGGACGCCACCGTCGACACGCTGCGGGCGGCGTGCCACGAGGTTCTCGCGCTCGGCGACCACCAGGAACGCCTCATCGAGGCACTGCTCACCCTGGCGCGCGGCGAACAGGGCCTCCAATTGCACGCCCCACTCGACATCGCCGACACCGCCGCCGAGGTGGTCGCCGCCCGCCATCAGGACGTTGGCCGGCGCGGCATCCGGGTGCGCACCACCCTCGATCGGGCACCGGCGACCGGCGACCCCGACCTGATCGAGCACCTGATAGCCAACCTGGTGGACAACGCTGTGCGACACAACGCGCCGGGCGGCTGGGTCGAGATCAACACGACCACCAGCGCGACCGGCGCCGCTCTCCGGGTCAGCAACTCCGGCCCGCTGGTGCCGCCCGGCGAGGTCGACGCCCTGCTCCAGCCGTTCCGGCAGGCCGGCAACCGCCGGACCAGGCACCCGGACGGACATGGACACGGACTCGGTCTGGCCATCGTCCGGGCGATCGCCGACGCGCACGGGGCAACCCTCGACGTCCGAGCCCGCGCCGCCGGCGGTCTCGACATCGAGATCAGATTTCCCGGCTGAACGAGCCGCCGTCAACCGGCACGCGCCTGATCGATGTGGACCAGGTGACCGCCCAAACGGCCCTCCTGAGGACCATTCTCTACCTAGATCCAGATAGGTTCGAGGGTGTGGGGGCGGTGCCGGGGCGGATCTTGCGGGCGGTGGGGGTGTTGGGGGTTCGCGAGGGGGATCGGGTGTTGGAGATCGGATGTGGGCGGGGGGTGGCGGCGGCGCTGGTGTGTGCGGGCCTGGTGGGTGGGCGGATACTCGGGATCGACCGGTCCGGGACGGCGATCGAGGCGGCGCGGCAGCGCAACGCGGATCATGTCGCCGCCGGCCGGGCTGACTTCCGGACGGTGGCGCTGGAGGACGTGGACCTCACCGGCGAGACGTTCGACAAGATCTTCGCCATCAATGTGAACCTGTTCTGGGTTCGCCTACCCACCGCTGAGCTGGACCTGATCCGTGGCCTGTTGCGGCCGGGCGGCACCTTTCTGCTCTGCTACGAGCCGCCCACCGCCGCCAAGGCGACCGAACTCGCGGAGACCCTGACGCCCGTTCTGGCCGAGCACGGGTTCCTGGTCGCCGCTTCGACGACTTCAACGTCGACCGGCGCCTCGGTGCTCTGCCTGTCAGCCCGACCCCGTTGACCCCGATCTCGGGTCTCAGGAACGGACGCGGGCGGCCCAGTAGGAGGTGATCGGTGGTCTACCGGCCGAGTCGCGCACCCTGATCCGGTTGGAGTCCGAGGCAACTTCGATCATCAACTGGCAGCCAACCCTGATACCTGGACTGCTCCAGACCGCTGACTACGTGAGCGCGTTGATGCGCGGCGGCGGCGTTTCCGAGTCGGACGCGCAGGGTCGTGTCGCCGCCCGGCTCGGCCGGCAAGCGATCCTCACCCGTGACGAGCCGCCGACGCTCGACGTGGTCCTGGACGAGATCGTCTTGCGTCGGGTGCTCGGAGGTCCGAGAGTGATGGCCCGTCAGCTCCGGCACTTGATCGAGGCTGCCGAACGTCCGAATGTCACCCTGCGAGTGGTTCCGTTCGGGGTCGGCGCGCATACCGGACTCGACGGCCCGATCGTGCTGCTTGACTTTTCCCGCAATCGTCCGGTGGTGCACCTGGAGCACAAGCTCTCAGGGCTCTTCCTGGACGAGCCGAAGCAGGTCGCGTTCTTCCGGCGGGAGGCGGATAGGCTGGCGGAGGTGGCGCTCAGCCCCGCCGAATCGGTCGATCTCGTTGCGCGGGTCGCAACGGAACACGAGCGAGAGTGAGCCCGACATGATCACCCCCGATCTCTCCGCCGCCGTCTGGCGCAAGTCCAGCCGCAGCGGCACGAACTCCGACTGCGTCGAGGTCGCCGAGGTGGCGCAGGTGATCGCCGTACGCGATTCGAAGGACCCCCACGGTCCGGTCCTCGCCTTCACCCGCCCGACCTGGTCCGCCTTCATCGCTACCCAGCGGGGAGCGTAGGCCAACGCTTTTTCGTGATAGCCGGTCCGAGCCGGTCGGGCGCGATTCGACTGCTGGTCAGGTCGCAGCACGACATGCGCCGATCAGAGGATGTCGAGGACGGCCCGCAGTAGTCGGTTGACCTCGACCATGTCGGCTGGACTCAGTCGTCCCACCCGGTCGCCGATGGCCTTCTCGACATCGACGGCGCGCAGTTGGTCCAGCATCAGTCTGGTGGGCTCGTTGCGCACGGTGACTTCGGGCCGGAACACGTAGGGGTGCGCCGAGGTGGAGGTAGGAGCGACGATCGCCGTCGACAGGTTGAGATCGTCGGACTGCAACACCACCGCGTACCGGGCGCCTTGCTGCTCATGACCCATGGCGTCGCGGGGCGCACGCAGTCGGTATACGTCACCACGCACTGATTTCGTCCATCTCCGCTTGGACTTGGCGAATTTCGGCGAGGTCGTCGACGTTGCCCCGAGCGTGTTCCGCGTCGGCTCGCATCCGTGCCCGCAACGCCTGGTCGGCGTGCTCGTCAAGAAGTCGGGTAATGACCTCGTCGATCGGCGCGTCGCCGAAATCCTGCGCACGCGTCCGCATCAACCGGTCCCGAGTGACCGTGCTGACCCTGATCGTCGTTGTCGCCATACGGCGAGTCTACTTCTTCAGCTACTCATCGTCTACAGGTACATCTACAACCGGCGCCTCTAGGTGGAGGCATTCCTCGTCGGCCGCGATCGTGCCCAGCATGGAGGGCGGAAAGGTTGATTCGCCTCTCCGGACACCTCCGTGGTGTAGGACATTGCGTACTACACTGGTGCTGTGGAGCAGGTAGCCGTGCGTGAACTCAACCAGCACACGAGCCGGGTCCTGGCCCGGGTCCGGGCCGGGGAGACGGTCGAGGTGACCGACCGGGGTGTCCCGGTCGCCCGGCTGACTCCGATCACGGGCGGGGGCGGCGTCCTCGCCAGGTTGGTGGGTGAGGGGCGCGCGGTCGCCCCGACGGCGCTGGGCCCGATACCCGCGCCGCCGGTGCTGGGAGATCCGGAGGTCGACGTCGCCGCGCAACTCGCCGCGTCCCGCGAGGAAGAGCGCTGGTGATCTACCTCGACTCGGCGGCAATCATCAAGTTGCTTCGACATGAGGTCGGCACCGACGAGTTGATCGCCTGGTTGGGTGATCGGTCGGAAATTCCCCTCGTCGCGTCAACACTCGTAGAGGTCGAGGTCCCGCGCGCACTGCGCCGATCGGCGCCGCAGGGGTTGGTCGGGGTGCCCGCCACGCTGGCCCGGCTGTACCGGGTCGAGATCGACTCCACGGTCCGGGCGATCGCTGGCGCCTACCCCGACTCCGCACTACGCAGCCTCGACGCGATTCATCTGGCGACCGCTCAGGTGCTGGTGAGTCAGCCGGGGGCCGAACTCGTCGCCTTCGTCACCTATGACCGCAGGCTGCTCGACGCGGCCAAGGGACTCGGCCTGCCTGTGGCGAGTCCGGGAGCCTGAGGTTACCGGCTCTCAGTCGAGCTGGATCTCCACGAGTGGGCTGCCGGCGATCCAGGTTTCCAGGCTTTCGGCCCAGTCCAGGGTCGGGACGAGCTCGCCGAAGACGAGTGCCCGTTCGTCGGGGTCGGTGACCGGGCGTGCCCGTACCGGAAGATCCAGGTCGACGAGGTGCAGCGTGAACTCGGGATGCGCGAGCAGGTTGGCGTACCAGTCGCGCTTACCCGGGCTGCCCGTGAGCCAGAAGCGGCCGGCGGCGCGGTAGCGCCACGTCTCCAGCCGCCTCGGCCGGCCGCTGCGACGCCCGGTCATGGTGATCTCGACAGTCTGCTGCCGCTCCAGCGCGTGCCGCGCCTGGTCCGTCACTGCCATCTCCCGATCCTCGGACCTCAACCCCGCGTCAGGTCAAGTAGGCAGGTCAAGCGCGGGCCGGCGGCGACTTGAAAGAAGTTTCCGCCGGTGGTGTCGTATCGGGGCGCGCCCGTTCGTGGAACCAGTACGCGGCGAACCGCCGCGCCCGAGGAGTCCCGAGCGACCTCGTGTGGAATGACGGTAATGAGAGGATCTGACCATGCCGGAATACCTGATCGCCTTCAACGATGAGTGGGTGCGCGAACACACGCCGGAGGAGCTGGCGGAGAAGCGGACAACCTCCATGGCCCTGATCGAGGAGATGCAGGCCGAGGGGGTGTTGCTCTTCGCCAACGGTGGACTCGACCGGTCCACCACGCTGTTCAGCGTCGAGGCGGTCGACGGCCAGCCGGTCTTCTCCGACGGCCCGTACGTCGAGACCAAGGAGCAACTCGGCGGCTTCACCGTCATCGACGTGCCCGACGACGAGACGGCGCGGTACTGGGCCGGCCGGATGGCGACCGTGCTCGACTGGCCGCAGGAGGTGCACCGGTTCCGAGGTTCCGGGGAGATCCGGCGGAACACTTCCGGGGAGAAGTGAGCGCGGCGCGAAGACCGGGTCCGTGATCGGTCCCACCGTCGAGCAGGCGATCACCCGTCTGCACCGCGAGGAGTGGGCGCGGGTGGTGGCGAGCCTCGCGCGCCGGTTCGGCGACCTCGACCTCGCCGAGGAGGCGACGGCCGAGGCGTTCGTGGTGGCCGCCGAGCGGTGGCCACACGAGGGCGTACCGCCCAGTCCCGCCGGCTGGCTCGTCACCACCGCAACCCGCAAGGGGATCGACCGGCTCCGTCGCGAGTCGCAACGCGACGCCAAACACCAGGCGGCCCGGATGGTGTACGACGACAGCCCCGCCGAACCGACCGGCCCGGTCGAGGACGACCGGCTCCGGCTCGTCTTCACCTGCTGCCACCCGGCGCTGGCGATCGAGGCCCGGGTGGCGCTCACCCTGCGCCTGCTCGGCGGCCTCACCGTCGCCGAGATCGCCCGCGCGTTCCTGGTGCAGGAGACCGCGATGGCGCGGCGGATCACCCGCGCGAAGGCGAAGATCAAGGCGGCGCGCATTCCGTACCGGGTGCCCTCGGAATACGACATCCGGGAACGGCTCGCCGGCGTGCTCGCGGTCGTCTACCTCATCTTCAACGAGGGCTATCTCGCCAGTGCGGGAGACGATCCGCTGCGCGTCGACCTCACCGACGAGGCGATCCGTCTGGGCCGGCTGCTCCGCACGCTGCTCCCCGACAACGGTGAGGTCACCGGCCTGCTCGCTCTGATGCTGCTCATCGACGCCCGGCGGCTTTCGCGGGTGTCGCGTACCGGGGAGTTGGTGACTCTCGACGAGCAGGACCGCGGCGGGTGGGACCGGAACCTGATCGCCGAAGGCAACGCCCTGGTCCGCGAGCGGCTCGCCGTGGTGGCGGCCGGCGGTGACCCACCCGGGCGCTACCAACTGCTGGCGGCGATGAACGTGGTCCACACCAACGCCCCGACCGCCCGGGACACCGACTGGTCCGCGATCGTCGCCCTCTACAACCAACTGGTACGGCTCGATCCGTCCCCGATCGTGTGGCTCAACCGGGCGGTCGCGATCGCCGAGGTCGACGGCCCCGAGGTCGGGCTGGCCGAGGTCGATCGGCTCGGCGAGGTGCTCGCCGAGTACCACGCCTTCCACGCCGCACGCGCCGACCTGCTGCGGCGACTGGGGCGCGGCGGCGAGTCGTGGACGGCGTACGACCGGGCGATCGAACTTGCCGGCAACCCAGCCGAGCGGGCCTACCTCACCCGCCGCCGCGACCAGCTTGCCGGCTGATCAATCTGCCGCTGGCTGGGTTCCGGGGCGCCCCTCGAGCGCCCCGGAACCCGGTGCCGGTCAGGCTCCGTCGGGCTGGAACAGTCGCGGCGCGAAATCGATGAGGTTCTTCTGCCACGCGTCCCAGCCGTGCGGCCCCGCAGTCACCCCGGCGAATTCGTACCGGATGCCCAGGCGGTCGAAAGTGGCCATCGTGGACAGCACGATCGGGTAGACGAAGTCGGTGACGTTGCCGGTGTAGACCCGCAGCAGCTTGGTGCCGGCGTTCACCGCCTCGACGTCGACGTCGTCGTAGCCGGCGGGGTTGAACAAGCCAGCGGAGAAGATGCCGATATAGGCGAACTCACCGGGATGTGCCTTGAGGACGTCGAGAGTCTGGAACCCACCCATCGACAACCCTGCGAGCGCCTGCTTCTCCGGGTCGTCCGAGATGTGGTACGCCGCCCGGGCCGCCGGGACGATGTTGTCCAGCAACTCCGCCCTGAAGTTTGGCGAGTTGCCGTTGCCCATCACCACCACCATCGGCACCAGCTTCCCGTCGTGGAAGCCGTTGTCGAGGATCTGCTTGGCACGGCCCATCTCCACCCAGTCGGTGTAGTTCTGGCCACCGCCGTGCTGGAGGTAGAGCACCGGATACGGTTCCGCGCGGGCGGGGTCGTAGCCGGGCGGTGTCCACACGTACGCGGTGCGTTCGGCCGCGGCCACCGTGCTGGTGTAGGTGAGCGTCGCGAGCGTGCCGCCCCGACCGGCCGGCACGTCGGTCAGCGGGCGGGCGGCCCGGCCGGGAGCGAGGAAGGTGCTCCAGGTCGGTTCCGTGGTGATCCGCG from the Solwaraspora sp. WMMD1047 genome contains:
- a CDS encoding VOC family protein, with translation MASVRQMQVTFDCANPERVARFWCEVLGYVVPPPPEGFADWAEFDRSLPAERQGSAFACVDPTGVGPRLFFQRVPEGKVVKNRLHVDVRVGTGLVGEERVAALEAECARLIALGATRVELLRADGFNESCLVMQDVEGNEFCLD
- a CDS encoding helix-turn-helix domain-containing protein, with amino-acid sequence MPSPTRELLRLLALVNSRLSGDVSLSVLAGWAHRSRFDLHRRFRRLVGETPKAYAVRVRLARAAAELVATDRRVSAVAVDHGFASHEVFTRTFTRHLGLSPRAYRERGLHVAGRRAVAVHASVLSSAAPCLSLHHITTTEREAAVPLDISVRDLPAFHALVMRRRITRDEIATTLAEFLPTVFGYAQRHGLALAGPPFARYPEVGMGSLVIEGGVSIAAPPSTPPDAGIEALTVPAGRAAVTIHQGPYDTLPDSYQQIEKWLREQGLVAAGPPWETYLTDPGDHPDPATWQTELVQPVN
- a CDS encoding DUF418 domain-containing protein, yielding MNGAAGATGAATDRTPAGQRLHDLDAVRGFALLGIFVVNITFMASGYPGNLVTDPAYSSLFDDLARGASAVLVDMKFYILFSFLFGYSFTLQMASAERAGAAFRPRMLRRIAGLFILGALHTVFLYGGDILMTYAVVCLILLGMRRVRDRTALRVAGVLYGIVLLSLLTSGLLVDSAAFLPTEAEALVNAEHATSAMLGGWGDVIGHHLSGLPFLVLQSATFQGPTALAMFLLGMVAGRRRLLAGVLGDEPVLRRIQWIGFPVGIAGGLAYALGGGNGEPLAVAVSAATAPLLTAAYVTTLLRVMHSPPWAFVRSALAPAGRTALTNYLGQSLLGLLIFSGVGLGLAGRVSPAGTTGLALLIFAGQLTASAWWLRRHRYGPAEWALRWLTNGARPEKVRTAGVSRPARDR
- a CDS encoding TetR/AcrR family transcriptional regulator translates to MGHNQPSTAGEVPADLARLWRLPASARRGRPAELDVDRVVEAAVELADRDGLDGVTLQKVAQALGFTKMSLYRHVGSKEELVELMADHATGSAPGIAAGGWRDGVHRWAAAIRARYAEHPWLVEVPLAGPPRGPNAIGWMDAFLRVLHDTGLDPRTKAGVLVVVSGYVRNAILQGRQLAEGRRGTGLSQVQVERNYGRALAALVDPERFPAAAPLFNAGAFETAPGENPEDQDFVFGLDLILDGVEAAIARLDR
- a CDS encoding transporter, giving the protein MIWLAWRQHRKQALFTAVGLALLAVFLVPTGLAMRHTFADLGLADCVRALGTASMIPADADTCGRASIRFNGQYGVLTTVGVLFLVLPLLVGLFWGAPLVSREIEQGTHRMVWTQGVSRGRWALVKFGVAGAVALVASVVYGLGVSWWLTPMSQAGQHGRFNVFFFDMQGTVPIGYTIFAVALGIFAGTIWPKVLPAMSATLVGFLGLRIALTILARPHYLPARVLTFPIKDAAEQTNPAAGDWVLSYGIRDASGRMVTANAQIACAPDATGPGAACGADLGITSGSYNWQLYQPGSRFWLFQGIETGIFVAVAALLLYLAIRRIRRVA
- a CDS encoding ABC transporter ATP-binding protein; translated protein: METIVETDQLGKRYGRTWALRDCSLRLPAGKVAALVGPNGAGKSTLLHLAVGLLRPDAGAVRVFGRTPYDDIVVLSEVGFVAQDTPLYRDFTADELFTMGGKLNRRFDPALARRRLAQIGIPRDKPVGKLSGGQRAQVALALAIAKRPRLLLLDEPVASIDPLARRDFLRALMGVVAETGTTVLLSSHILADLERACDYLIVLHASQVKLVGDVSALLAEHRQLVGPRDGGSPPAAVGHVVRAEHTDRQSTLLVRTKAALRDPAWKAYDVNLEDLILAYLGEGDTRPHAAWEVPA
- a CDS encoding response regulator transcription factor, which codes for MRVLVVEDFEVLARTVGVGLRREGMAVDVVLHGDESLERLAVNRYDVVVLDRDLPGIPGDEVCRRIVAEHSATRVLMLTAASSVKQRVDGLGLGADDYLPKPFDFAELVARVRALGRRPGPAVPPILEYGELTLDPGRRVATRDGRRLELSPKEFAILECLLVADGRLVSAEDLLDRVWDEAADPFTTAVKTTIRRLRTKLGDPPIIHTVREGGYRIGAP